From Proteiniborus sp. DW1, the proteins below share one genomic window:
- the murI gene encoding glutamate racemase: MDNRPIGIFDSGIGGLTVLKEIAEQLPYEDIIYFGDTARIPYGTKSRETVIKYSNQCARFLLSKNVKAIVIACNTASALAYGELINMFDVPILGVIQPGAKATVTTTKNNKIGVIGTTATINSDAYQSAIRELNKSAEVIGIACPLFVQIVEDGWEDTDVAFITAEKYLMELKEHNIDTLVLGCTHYPILRYTLSKVMGEKVSLVNPAFETAKEIKSLLKQKDLFSDKKEKPLYKYYVSDDPEKFRRIGGNIMNKNIISIEKVDIENL, translated from the coding sequence TTGGATAATAGACCGATAGGAATATTTGATTCAGGTATAGGTGGCCTTACAGTACTTAAGGAAATAGCAGAACAATTACCTTATGAGGATATAATATATTTTGGAGATACAGCTAGAATACCATATGGTACAAAGTCAAGAGAGACAGTAATAAAATACTCAAACCAATGCGCTAGATTTTTATTAAGTAAAAATGTAAAAGCAATAGTGATAGCATGCAATACAGCAAGTGCATTGGCATACGGAGAATTAATAAATATGTTTGATGTTCCAATACTAGGAGTAATACAGCCTGGGGCAAAGGCTACAGTTACCACAACAAAAAATAATAAAATAGGCGTAATAGGAACTACAGCAACTATAAATAGTGATGCATACCAAAGTGCCATAAGAGAGCTGAACAAATCAGCAGAAGTTATAGGAATAGCATGTCCACTGTTTGTTCAAATAGTAGAAGATGGCTGGGAAGATACAGATGTAGCTTTTATAACAGCAGAAAAATACCTTATGGAATTAAAAGAACACAATATAGACACATTGGTATTGGGTTGCACCCATTATCCAATTTTAAGATATACACTTTCAAAGGTAATGGGAGAAAAGGTATCATTAGTAAATCCAGCTTTTGAAACAGCAAAGGAAATTAAGAGTCTACTAAAACAAAAAGATTTATTTTCAGATAAAAAAGAAAAACCACTGTATAAATATTATGTTAGTGATGACCCAGAAAAATTTAGAAGAATTGGCGGGAATATAATGAACAAAAACATAATAAGCATAGAGAAGGTCGATATAGAAAACCTATAG
- a CDS encoding DUF1934 domain-containing protein, giving the protein MKNVMLKIKGRQTSTEGEENVIELITEGKLYNKNGSYYLVYDETEISGMEGSTTTLKIQGHKISMKRFGNNTSSLIFEKGQRHITEYMTAYGDMTLEVVTDKVDVNISETGKGNIDLSYRLNLSENIESNNHLTIDIM; this is encoded by the coding sequence TTGAAAAACGTAATGCTTAAAATAAAAGGAAGGCAGACAAGCACAGAAGGTGAAGAAAATGTAATTGAGCTTATAACAGAAGGCAAGCTATACAACAAAAACGGCTCGTATTATTTAGTATACGATGAAACAGAAATATCAGGTATGGAAGGTTCTACTACTACCCTAAAAATCCAAGGACATAAAATATCAATGAAAAGATTTGGCAATAACACATCTAGTCTAATATTTGAAAAGGGACAAAGACATATAACGGAATACATGACAGCTTATGGTGACATGACACTAGAGGTAGTGACAGATAAGGTAGATGTAAACATATCCGAAACAGGAAAAGGGAATATAGACCTTTCATACAGACTCAATTTATCAGAAAACATAGAGAGCAACAATCACCTAACTATAGATATAATGTAA
- a CDS encoding sigma 54-interacting transcriptional regulator, whose translation MIDQILRENISEILDYVQEGIHIIDNTGKIVYYNKFAQKIDEIDREKAVGRHILEIYPSLSHDTSTLLKVIRTGKPIFDVEQTFVNYKGDKITTINSSIPIKSNGTVVGALEISKDITEVRKLSEKIVELQSELYNTENNGKKKEKRTASFTFVDIIGQNPQMLKLKSLALKAAETSSPVIIYGETGTGKELFVQSIHNASPRKNKPFIAQNCAALPSNLLEGILFGTVKGGFTGAEDRPGLFEVADGGTLLLDEINSMPLDLQAKLLRVIQEKTVRRVGAIKTTKVDVRIIAATNIHPEKAIEDKLLRKDLYYRLNVVSLNIPELKDRIDDIPRLAEYFMQKYNRLLDKKIKKIDEEVMELFMTYSWPGNVRELEHLIEGIATMYDTETIKLEHLPSQLLEASQGVSSSGLLINSFQQYFHSNGTTIPVSLKTALEAMEKEMIYNTLMSMDWNITHTAEQLDIPRQTLQYKIKKYELREIKGK comes from the coding sequence ATGATAGATCAAATCCTTAGAGAAAACATTTCAGAAATATTGGATTATGTACAAGAAGGTATTCATATCATAGATAATACTGGAAAAATAGTGTACTACAATAAATTTGCGCAGAAAATAGATGAGATAGACAGAGAAAAAGCAGTAGGCAGACATATATTAGAGATATATCCTTCCCTTTCACATGATACTAGTACTTTATTAAAAGTAATAAGAACAGGAAAGCCAATATTTGATGTAGAGCAGACTTTTGTAAACTATAAAGGCGATAAGATAACTACCATAAATTCATCTATTCCAATTAAATCAAATGGAACCGTAGTAGGGGCTCTGGAAATATCAAAAGATATTACAGAAGTAAGAAAACTATCAGAAAAAATAGTAGAATTGCAAAGTGAGCTATATAACACAGAGAATAATGGGAAGAAAAAAGAGAAGAGAACGGCTAGTTTTACATTTGTAGATATAATTGGACAAAATCCTCAAATGCTAAAGCTCAAATCCCTTGCACTAAAGGCTGCTGAGACATCCTCACCAGTCATCATATATGGAGAGACAGGCACAGGAAAGGAGCTATTTGTACAGTCAATTCATAATGCTAGTCCAAGAAAAAACAAGCCATTTATTGCTCAGAACTGTGCGGCTTTGCCAAGTAACCTTCTAGAGGGGATATTGTTTGGAACAGTAAAAGGTGGATTTACAGGGGCAGAGGATAGGCCAGGGTTATTTGAAGTAGCAGACGGGGGAACGTTATTACTAGATGAAATAAACTCAATGCCTCTAGACCTTCAAGCTAAACTTTTAAGAGTAATCCAAGAAAAGACAGTCAGAAGAGTAGGAGCAATAAAAACTACTAAGGTAGATGTAAGAATAATTGCAGCTACAAATATACATCCAGAAAAAGCAATAGAAGATAAACTTCTAAGAAAAGATTTATACTATAGGCTAAATGTAGTTTCATTAAACATTCCAGAACTTAAGGATAGAATAGATGATATTCCTAGACTTGCTGAATACTTTATGCAAAAATACAATAGGCTATTAGACAAAAAAATAAAAAAAATAGATGAAGAAGTCATGGAGTTATTTATGACATATAGCTGGCCTGGTAACGTAAGAGAGTTAGAGCATCTAATAGAAGGTATAGCCACCATGTATGACACAGAAACTATAAAACTAGAACATCTCCCATCACAACTACTAGAAGCGAGTCAAGGGGTCAGTTCTTCTGGCTTATTGATAAATTCTTTCCAGCAATATTTTCACTCTAATGGAACTACTATACCAGTATCATTAAAAACAGCCTTAGAAGCTATGGAAAAAGAAATGATTTATAATACACTTATGTCTATGGACTGGAACATAACTCACACTGCAGAGCAATTAGATATTCCTAGACAAACTTTACAATACAAGATTAAGAAGTATGAACTGAGGGAGATAAAAGGGAAATAA
- a CDS encoding zinc-binding dehydrogenase encodes MKKGCPYGTHRVIEPKGVLPQPALKIDNDMEIYDNEILIDVQTLNVDSASFTQIKEEAGGDIEKIKEIMKNIVATRGKHQNPVTGSGGMLIGTVEKIGSALEGKTDLKVGDKIATLVSLSLTPLRIDEILEVRKDIDQVDIKGKAILFESGIYAVIPSDLPENLALSVLDVAGAPAQAAKLVKPGDYVVVIGGTGKSGMLCLHEAKKRVGVTGKVICVGSTDKSVARAKSANLADEYIKVDATDAVALHDKVKELTNGRMADITINCVNIPNTEMTSILATRDGGLIYFFSMATSFTKAALGAEGVGKDVTMIVGNGYTKGHAEIALQIMRESETLRKIYTELYA; translated from the coding sequence ATGAAAAAAGGATGTCCATACGGAACACACAGAGTTATTGAGCCAAAGGGAGTATTACCACAGCCAGCACTTAAGATTGACAATGATATGGAAATTTATGACAATGAAATACTTATAGACGTACAGACCCTTAATGTTGACTCAGCTAGCTTTACACAAATAAAAGAAGAAGCTGGAGGAGATATTGAAAAAATTAAAGAAATAATGAAAAACATAGTAGCTACAAGGGGTAAACATCAAAACCCAGTAACAGGTTCAGGCGGAATGCTTATAGGTACAGTTGAAAAGATAGGATCTGCATTAGAAGGCAAAACAGACTTAAAGGTAGGAGATAAGATAGCTACATTAGTTTCATTGTCACTTACACCACTTAGAATAGACGAAATTCTTGAAGTAAGAAAGGACATAGACCAAGTAGACATTAAAGGAAAGGCAATACTATTTGAAAGTGGAATATATGCAGTGATTCCAAGTGATTTGCCTGAAAACCTTGCATTATCAGTACTTGACGTGGCAGGAGCACCTGCTCAAGCAGCTAAGCTAGTAAAGCCTGGAGACTATGTTGTAGTTATAGGTGGTACAGGAAAATCAGGAATGCTTTGCTTACATGAAGCAAAGAAAAGAGTAGGGGTTACAGGAAAAGTGATATGTGTAGGAAGCACAGATAAGAGTGTAGCTAGAGCAAAATCAGCAAACCTAGCAGACGAATATATTAAAGTAGATGCTACAGATGCAGTAGCATTACATGATAAAGTAAAAGAGCTAACAAATGGAAGAATGGCCGACATTACCATAAACTGTGTTAACATACCAAATACAGAAATGACAAGTATATTAGCTACAAGAGATGGCGGACTAATCTATTTCTTTAGCATGGCAACAAGCTTCACAAAAGCAGCATTAGGAGCAGAAGGTGTAGGCAAGGATGTCACAATGATTGTAGGAAACGGATATACAAAAGGACACGCAGAGATAGCATTACAAATAATGAGAGAAAGCGAAACATTGAGAAAAATCTATACAGAGCTATATGCGTAA
- the ablA gene encoding lysine 2,3-aminomutase, producing the protein MRSYKDIELWKNISQEEWNDWRWQVRNRITSVEELKQVVNLTEIEEKNIEETLKKFRMGITPYYASLMDKDNPECPVRKQAIPTIMETHLGAADMEDPLHEDTDSPVPGLTHRYPDRVLMLITDQCSMYCRHCTRRRFAGQQDSAMGMDRIEAAIEYIRNTPQVRDVLLSGGDALLVSDERLETIIKKLREIPHVEIIRIGTRVPVVLPQRITDDLVNMLKKYHPIWLNTHFNHPKEITEESKTAIARLADAGIPLGNQSVLLRGVNDCVHIMRELVHGLVKMRVRPYYIYQCDLSMGIEHFRTSVSKGIEIIEGLRGHTSGYAVPTFVVDAPGGGGKTPVMPNYVISMSPNKVVLRNFEGVITTYTEPENYNDHCNCPVCTGEREHKLTGVAGLLQGNRVALEPVQLERRERGKNR; encoded by the coding sequence GTGAGATCTTACAAAGATATTGAGCTATGGAAAAATATCTCCCAAGAAGAGTGGAATGACTGGAGATGGCAGGTCAGAAATAGAATCACTTCAGTAGAGGAGTTAAAACAAGTAGTAAATCTTACTGAAATAGAAGAGAAGAATATAGAAGAGACATTAAAAAAATTTAGAATGGGAATAACACCATATTATGCATCATTAATGGATAAGGATAATCCAGAGTGCCCAGTTAGAAAACAGGCGATACCTACAATAATGGAAACACATTTAGGGGCTGCAGATATGGAAGACCCGCTTCATGAGGATACAGATTCACCAGTACCAGGGCTTACCCATAGGTATCCAGATAGAGTACTTATGCTAATTACAGACCAATGCTCAATGTACTGCCGACATTGTACAAGGAGAAGATTTGCGGGACAACAAGATTCAGCTATGGGAATGGACAGAATAGAAGCAGCAATAGAATATATAAGAAACACACCTCAAGTCAGAGACGTGCTTCTTTCAGGAGGAGATGCCCTATTAGTTTCTGACGAAAGACTAGAGACAATAATAAAGAAGCTAAGAGAAATACCTCATGTTGAAATCATCAGAATAGGTACACGTGTACCAGTAGTATTGCCTCAAAGAATTACAGATGACTTAGTAAATATGCTTAAAAAATATCATCCAATATGGCTCAATACTCATTTTAACCATCCAAAAGAAATAACAGAAGAATCAAAGACAGCCATAGCTAGATTAGCAGATGCAGGGATTCCATTAGGAAATCAGTCAGTTTTACTTAGGGGAGTAAATGACTGTGTTCACATAATGAGAGAGTTAGTTCATGGTCTAGTAAAAATGAGAGTTAGACCTTACTATATCTATCAATGTGACTTATCAATGGGAATAGAACATTTTAGAACTTCTGTATCAAAGGGAATAGAGATAATTGAGGGACTAAGAGGACATACATCGGGATATGCAGTGCCAACATTTGTAGTGGATGCTCCGGGAGGAGGAGGAAAGACACCAGTAATGCCTAACTATGTAATATCTATGTCGCCAAATAAAGTAGTGCTTAGAAACTTCGAAGGTGTCATCACAACATATACAGAACCAGAGAACTACAATGACCATTGCAACTGCCCAGTATGTACAGGAGAGCGTGAACACAAGCTAACAGGCGTAGCAGGACTATTACAAGGCAATAGAGTAGCATTAGAGCCTGTACAGCTTGAGAGAAGAGAAAGAGGGAAAAATAGATAA
- a CDS encoding DNA mismatch repair protein MutS, producing the protein MRTFIDNKTVENIGLDYVLGKINTITPYGKDLKEKMRPFKIGEEDLLIKELNQIERLVKLINENKFFFKNIKDILHNIKDIRNSIGRAKDGYILSNVELFEIKSFILALSDLYIELRTIVDQLDSSINVNRIIELESLLDPQGTRVKAFYIYDEYSKDLKLIRYNKRQIDNEIKIEKKKIKEELEKQLSMKLRPDGSVLVSKNQKELIEKINNCSNLIYSSETYMDIKYILKPTQALNELEGKLASLKEKEEEEEQKIRQYLSEQTGNYYEQITKNIHSIGKLDLTLAKAYTAIETNSIKPTIIHEHKVNIVAGRHPKVEDILKSSSQKFTPISIALKEGVSCITGANMGGKTVSLKLVGLLCAMAQYGLFVPCTSMETGLHGFIYGSIGDMQSTDQGLSTFGSEIKSIKECLKISDEKGLILIDELARGTNPDEGYAISKAIVNFLKSKKSIALITTHYDNIANTEDVVHYQVIGLSEIDYEELKEKINQSKNTMNIVSKYMDYRLKKVTKDTLVPRDALNIARLMGLEESIVADAERILSNSKETVVEQ; encoded by the coding sequence ATGAGGACTTTTATAGATAATAAAACAGTTGAAAATATAGGTCTAGACTATGTATTAGGAAAAATAAATACCATAACACCATATGGCAAAGACCTAAAAGAAAAAATGCGTCCATTTAAAATAGGAGAAGAAGACCTGCTAATTAAGGAGCTTAATCAGATAGAAAGACTAGTTAAGCTAATAAATGAAAATAAATTCTTCTTTAAGAATATAAAAGATATCCTTCATAACATTAAAGACATTAGGAATTCTATTGGGAGAGCAAAGGATGGCTATATATTAAGTAATGTAGAGTTATTTGAAATTAAAAGCTTTATATTAGCTCTTTCAGACTTATATATAGAACTAAGAACCATAGTAGACCAACTAGATAGCAGTATCAATGTAAACAGAATAATAGAACTAGAATCTCTTTTGGACCCACAAGGTACTAGGGTCAAAGCCTTCTATATATATGATGAATATTCTAAGGACTTAAAGCTAATTAGATACAATAAAAGGCAAATAGACAATGAAATAAAAATTGAAAAGAAGAAAATAAAAGAAGAACTAGAAAAGCAACTATCCATGAAATTAAGACCAGACGGGTCAGTTTTAGTATCTAAAAATCAAAAGGAGCTAATAGAAAAGATTAATAACTGCTCTAATTTAATATACAGCTCTGAAACCTATATGGATATTAAATATATATTAAAGCCTACTCAGGCCTTAAATGAACTAGAAGGTAAGCTTGCTAGTCTAAAAGAAAAAGAAGAGGAAGAAGAACAGAAAATTAGGCAGTACTTATCCGAACAGACAGGTAACTACTATGAGCAAATAACTAAAAATATTCATTCAATAGGCAAGCTTGACTTAACACTAGCAAAGGCTTACACAGCCATAGAAACTAACAGCATAAAGCCAACAATCATACATGAACATAAAGTAAATATAGTAGCTGGAAGACATCCTAAAGTTGAGGATATACTAAAATCTAGCTCTCAGAAGTTTACTCCCATAAGCATAGCACTTAAAGAGGGAGTATCCTGTATTACAGGAGCTAATATGGGAGGAAAGACAGTATCACTTAAGCTAGTAGGGCTATTATGTGCTATGGCACAATACGGACTTTTCGTACCATGTACTAGCATGGAAACAGGGCTTCATGGATTTATATATGGCTCCATAGGGGATATGCAGTCTACAGATCAGGGTCTAAGTACCTTTGGCTCAGAAATAAAAAGCATAAAAGAATGTTTGAAAATATCAGATGAAAAGGGACTCATACTAATAGACGAGCTAGCTAGAGGAACAAATCCTGATGAAGGCTATGCCATCTCGAAAGCCATAGTAAATTTCCTAAAAAGTAAGAAAAGCATAGCTCTTATAACCACTCACTATGACAATATAGCTAATACAGAAGATGTAGTGCACTACCAAGTCATAGGGCTTTCAGAGATTGATTATGAAGAGTTAAAAGAAAAGATAAATCAAAGCAAAAACACCATGAACATAGTGAGTAAATATATGGACTATAGGTTAAAGAAGGTAACAAAGGACACCTTAGTTCCAAGAGATGCCCTAAATATAGCCAGACTCATGGGTTTAGAGGAAAGCATAGTGGCAGATGCAGAGAGGATTCTTTCGAACAGTAAAGAAACAGTAGTTGAACAATAG
- a CDS encoding lysine 5,6-aminomutase subunit alpha, protein MNSKLNLNPNIIQSARTAAANIAEDVQGFIDKHTTVTVERAIARLLGIDGVDEIDRPLPNIVVDNIKEGNGLGEGIAYWLGNAIIHTGDTPQAIAEKVGRGELNLTNLPLADENEIKEKINEIAIQTVDKIRENRIKREDYIQRLGEGSQPYIYVIVATGNIYEDVVQAQAAARQGADIIAVIRTTAQSLLDYVPYGATTEGFGGTYATQENFKIMRKALDEVGEEVGRYIRLCNYCSGLCMPEIAAMGALERLDVMLNDALYGILFRDINMQRTLVDQYFSRVINGFAGVIINTGEDNYLTTADAVEEAHTVLASQFMNEQFAKKAGIPEEQMGLGHAFEMAPDIENGFLLELAQAQMAREIFPKAPLKYMPPTKFMTGNIFKGHLQNAMFNLVSVWTNQGIQLLGMLTEAIHTPHLQDRALAIENAKYIFNNARSIGDEVTFKEGGLIQTRAQEVLKNAEELLLEIEKEGLFSTIEKGKFASIKRARTGGKGLEGVVQKGEKYYNPFIKMMLGGER, encoded by the coding sequence TTGAACAGTAAACTAAATCTTAACCCTAATATTATTCAAAGTGCACGTACAGCAGCAGCAAACATAGCAGAAGATGTTCAAGGTTTTATAGATAAACATACTACAGTAACAGTAGAAAGAGCCATAGCGAGACTATTAGGAATAGACGGTGTAGACGAAATAGATAGACCGCTTCCAAACATAGTAGTTGATAACATAAAAGAAGGCAATGGACTAGGAGAAGGTATAGCATACTGGCTAGGAAATGCTATAATTCACACTGGAGATACTCCACAAGCCATAGCAGAAAAAGTAGGTAGAGGAGAGCTAAACCTAACTAATCTACCATTAGCCGATGAAAATGAGATTAAAGAGAAGATCAATGAAATTGCTATACAAACAGTAGATAAAATAAGAGAAAATAGAATCAAAAGAGAAGATTATATTCAAAGACTTGGTGAAGGTAGTCAGCCATATATATATGTAATAGTAGCTACAGGAAATATATATGAAGACGTAGTTCAAGCCCAAGCCGCAGCTAGACAAGGAGCAGACATTATAGCAGTTATCAGAACTACTGCCCAAAGCTTACTTGATTATGTACCATATGGAGCTACTACAGAAGGCTTTGGAGGCACATATGCTACTCAAGAAAACTTTAAGATAATGAGAAAAGCATTAGATGAAGTAGGAGAAGAAGTAGGCAGATACATTAGGCTATGTAACTATTGCTCTGGACTTTGTATGCCAGAAATAGCAGCTATGGGGGCCTTAGAAAGACTAGATGTAATGCTAAATGATGCTCTATACGGTATACTATTTAGAGATATAAACATGCAAAGGACTCTAGTAGACCAATACTTCTCAAGAGTAATTAACGGATTTGCAGGAGTTATCATAAATACAGGTGAGGACAACTATCTAACTACTGCAGATGCAGTAGAAGAAGCCCATACAGTATTAGCATCTCAGTTCATGAATGAGCAGTTTGCTAAAAAGGCAGGTATTCCAGAGGAGCAAATGGGACTTGGTCATGCCTTTGAAATGGCACCAGATATAGAGAATGGGTTCTTATTAGAGCTAGCTCAGGCACAGATGGCAAGAGAAATATTCCCAAAAGCACCACTTAAATATATGCCACCTACAAAGTTCATGACAGGAAATATATTTAAAGGGCATTTACAAAATGCAATGTTCAACCTTGTATCAGTATGGACAAATCAAGGAATACAGCTATTAGGAATGTTGACAGAGGCTATCCATACGCCACATCTTCAAGACAGAGCTTTAGCTATAGAAAATGCAAAATATATATTCAATAATGCAAGAAGCATAGGTGATGAAGTAACCTTCAAAGAAGGAGGGCTTATCCAGACAAGAGCACAGGAAGTCCTTAAAAATGCAGAAGAACTATTGCTAGAGATAGAAAAAGAAGGCCTATTCTCTACTATAGAAAAAGGAAAGTTCGCATCTATAAAAAGAGCTAGAACTGGTGGCAAAGGCTTAGAAGGAGTAGTGCAAAAAGGCGAAAAGTACTACAACCCATTTATTAAAATGATGCTTGGAGGTGAAAGATAA
- a CDS encoding OAM dimerization domain-containing protein, protein MDNIQKVDLTKVKPYGDTLNDGMVQLSFTLPVPYGDEAKEAARLLVRQMGLDEPNVVHASDLGVGYTHFVVYGKCQHTVDFTKIEVPKVEVDSMSMEEVEEYIKQNIKRDITIVGACTGTDAHTVGIDAIMNMKGYAGHYGLERYKGINAINMGSQVPNEELVARAIEENADAILVSQVVTQKNVHIPNLTQLVELLEAEGLRDKIILCCGGPRITHELAKELGYDAGFGSGSYADDVASFIVTEMVNRKLI, encoded by the coding sequence ATGGACAACATTCAAAAAGTAGACCTAACAAAAGTAAAACCTTACGGAGACACATTAAATGATGGAATGGTTCAGCTTTCTTTCACACTTCCAGTGCCATATGGAGATGAAGCTAAAGAAGCTGCTAGATTATTAGTGAGGCAAATGGGACTAGATGAACCTAATGTAGTACATGCATCAGATCTAGGTGTAGGATATACACACTTTGTAGTATATGGAAAATGCCAGCACACAGTTGACTTTACAAAAATAGAGGTTCCAAAGGTAGAAGTAGACTCTATGTCTATGGAAGAAGTAGAAGAATATATTAAGCAAAACATAAAAAGAGATATTACAATAGTAGGTGCATGTACAGGAACAGATGCCCATACAGTAGGTATAGATGCCATCATGAACATGAAGGGCTATGCAGGACATTATGGTCTAGAAAGATACAAAGGCATAAATGCAATAAACATGGGAAGTCAAGTTCCAAACGAAGAGCTAGTTGCCAGAGCCATAGAAGAAAATGCTGATGCAATACTAGTCTCTCAAGTAGTTACTCAGAAAAATGTCCATATTCCAAATCTAACACAGCTAGTAGAGCTACTAGAAGCAGAAGGGCTTAGAGATAAAATAATCCTATGCTGTGGAGGACCAAGAATAACTCACGAGCTAGCCAAAGAATTAGGATATGATGCAGGCTTTGGCTCAGGCTCATATGCAGACGACGTAGCCTCATTTATAGTGACAGAAATGGTTAATAGAAAGCTTATATAA
- the nagB gene encoding glucosamine-6-phosphate deaminase produces the protein MRIIVANDYEAMSKKAAHIIVSQIVLKPNCVLGLATGSTPIDTYKELINLYKMGVIDFSDVTSFNLDEYFGLPKNNPQSYDYFMKANLFNHINIDDEKINIPNGMTDNVVRECAEYEKKIEAAGGIDLQLLGIGRNGHIGFNEPSDHFEPKTHLVQLDEDTIKANSRFFDSIEDVPTKAISMGIGSIMKAKKILLLASGAEKADAIYDTVKGPITPKVPASILQLHPDVTIIVDKEAASRL, from the coding sequence ATGAGAATAATAGTTGCTAATGATTATGAGGCAATGAGTAAGAAAGCTGCTCATATTATTGTAAGTCAAATAGTTTTAAAACCAAACTGTGTTTTAGGTCTTGCTACTGGCAGTACTCCAATAGATACATATAAAGAATTGATTAATCTTTATAAAATGGGAGTTATTGATTTCTCTGATGTGACATCTTTTAACTTAGATGAATATTTTGGGTTGCCAAAGAATAATCCACAAAGCTATGATTATTTTATGAAAGCTAATCTTTTTAATCACATTAATATTGATGATGAAAAAATTAATATTCCTAATGGAATGACCGATAATGTGGTAAGAGAATGTGCGGAATATGAAAAGAAAATAGAAGCAGCAGGTGGAATAGACCTTCAACTATTAGGTATCGGTAGAAATGGACACATTGGCTTTAATGAACCTTCTGATCATTTTGAGCCAAAAACTCACCTTGTTCAGCTAGATGAAGATACTATCAAAGCTAATTCTAGATTTTTTGATTCTATTGAGGATGTGCCTACAAAGGCTATTAGTATGGGAATAGGTTCGATAATGAAAGCTAAGAAGATACTACTTCTTGCAAGTGGTGCCGAGAAGGCTGATGCTATTTATGATACTGTAAAGGGACCTATCACTCCTAAGGTACCAGCATCAATTCTTCAGCTTCATCCTGATGTGACCATCATTGTAGATAAGGAAGCAGCTAGTAGGCTATAA